The segment AAAAAAGTATAAAACATAAAAATATATCTAGGTTCCATCTTATTTAATATATTGTCGAATATATTACTATATTTATTTCTTATAATAACTACAATATCTTCTTTGGTTTTAAAATCATAAAACTTAAATATTTCCAAAAACTCTCATATGAATTCTAATTGCGAAACGCTTAAATTTTTTACTGATTCTATCTCTTTTAAAATCTCATTTTCTATCTCGCTTAAATATTTTTTCTCTTCTGAATTTAATGATTTATCATTTAAAATTAATTTTATTTTTAAAATAAACTCTAAACTTCTTTTTATTTCATATTCATCTCTTGTTTCTCTAATTCATTTTAAAAGATAATTTTTCAGATAATTTAATTTGTTTAAAAAATCAAATTCATCAAGTATATTTTTAAGACCCAATTCTTTTAATGCAACATAAATTTTTATATTCATATTTGCTATATCATTTATCGTTATTCCTCCAAAGTTTTTAATAGTAAAAAAATTATTTTCATCGTCTAAATTCTTCGATAAATAACTTTTAATATCATTTATAAAACTTTCTTTTTTCATATTTTCATTAAAAGAAAATGTATATAAATAATTGTCAAATATAACAATCGGTACTTTTGATAAATCACTAAATGTAAATAATTTAAACATTTCTTTTTCTATGCTATCTTTTTGAAATAATGATTTTTTATAAAGATTCACAATATAATAATGTGATTCAATGTTTTTTGGTATTTTTCTATTATAAAAAATAGTCATTTTTTCTAAATTAAACACATCTTTAATCGGACTTTTATACATAGGCTCTTTTTTTCTATTAAGTAAATAATATGTTAATCCAGCTAATGTAGCAGAGACGGAAATTGATCCAATTGATCAAAGTAAATATTTTGTAATTTTTTTCATTTCTTAATTTTAAAAACAATACTTTTTAATTGTATTGATTATACCTCCATCTTTATTATTAAATTCACTAACAATATTTGCTAGTTTGTTAAACTCTTCTGATCCATTTTTCATTAAAATCACTTAATCAAGTTGTCCAACAGCAGTAGAATCATTCATTTAATCGCCAATATGAACTGTTTTAACCTTTGAATTATTAATTTATGCGGCAAAAAGTTTTTTAGTAAATCCTTTTGAAACTTTTGCATCTGTAATTTCAATGAAACTATCATTAGGCCCCGATTTAGTAATGTGAATTTGACTTTGATATTTTTCACTTCAAGTTTTAAAAAGTTTCCTTGAAACATTGCTTTTAGGATCTCAAATTAACATTATTATTTTACACTATGTACACAAAAAATCACGCGTTTAAAATTCGCGCGTGATTTTTCTAATTTATATGATTTTTACAACATACTAGAGAAATAGTTCTAGTAATTTTTAAGACAAAAAAACGAATACAACTATAAGGTAGATGTATTCGTTTTTTTGAAAGATTGTAACTTGGAAACTCAGGGTGTATCCTGCATATGTATTGCTATTTAAGATTAGCACTTTATGTGATTTTTTATCAAATTTTTGAAGAAAAAATCACCCATAGGGTGATTTTATAAATTATTAATCTTCGTCTTTGTCTTGAACGTTTCTACGTTTAATAATTGGATCAGCAATACTGTTTGGACATTTTTCATAGTGGTCAAATTGCATTTGGTATGTTCCACGTCCACTTGTCATAGATCTAAGTTCTGTTGAGTAACCGAACATTTCTGAAAGAGGTACCATAGCACGAACGTTTGTTGATCCATCGTTTCTTTGTTCTTGGTCGTTAACAAGTCCTCTACGACGTGATAAATCACCAATAACATCCCCGATGTGGTCGTTTGGAACAACTACTGAAACGTCCATAATTGGTTCAAGTAATACTGTACCAATTTGGTCTTTAGCTTTTGTAAGAGCTTTAGAAGCAGCAATTTTATAAGCCATTTCAGATGAATCGACGTCGTGGTATGATCCATCAAATAATGTAGCTTTAACGTCGATCATTGGGTATCCAGCTAAAATACCTGCTGCCATTTTGTCTTCAAGACCTTTTTGAATTGATTTAATGTATTCTTTAGGAATTTTTCCACCAACAATTTTATCAACGAATTCAAATCCTTGATCTGGGTTAGGTTCAAATTTAATTCATACGTGTCCGTATTGCCCTTTCCCTCCAGATTGTTTGATGTATTTACCTTCAACATCAGCTGTTTTTGTAATTGTTTCACGGTATGAAACTTGAGGTGCTCCAACTTTAGCTTGAACACCGAATTCTCTTTTAAGACGGTCTACAATAATGTCAAGGTGTAATTCACCCATTCCGGCAATAATTGTTTGTCCTGTTTCTTCGTCTGTGTAAGTTCTGAATGTAGGATCTTCTGCTGCAAGTTTTTGAAGTCCAAGTGAAAGTTTTTCTGTTGCAGCTTTTGATTCTGGTTCAAGAGCTTGTGAAATAACTGGTTCTGGGAAAACCATTTTTTCAAGAACAATTTTAGGTGTTTTTTCAGCAATAAGAGTATCACCTGTTGTTGTATATTTAAGACCAACAGCAGCTGCGATATCTCCTGCACGACATTCATCGATTTCCACACGGCTGTTTGCGTGCATTTGTAATAAACGTCCAATACGTTCTTTTTGTTCTTTTGTTGAGTTGTATACGTAGCTTCCTTTTTCTAAAACTCCACGGTATACACGGAAGAATGTTAAGCTTCCTACGTATGGGTCATTCATAACTTTGAATGCAAGAGCAGCAAAATCCCCTTCATCTGTAGCTTCAACACTAACTTCTTCATCACCTAAGTGAGCTTTAATTGCTGGAACATCAACTGGTGATGGAAGGTAATCAACAACAGCGTCGATCATTTTCTTAACACCTTTGTTTTTAAATGATGTACCACAAACAACTGGGAAGAATTCTGAAGTTAAAGTAGCTTTTCTAATTGCATCTTTAAATTCTTCTTCAGAAATTTCTTCACCTTCAAGAACTCTCATCATAAGTTCTTCATCAAAGTTAGCAACTGCTTCTAAAAGTTCTTGACGTTTTTCAACAACAATATCTTTTAAATCAGCAGGAATTTCTGTTGGAAATTCTTCTTCTTGAGCTTCTCCATTGTATGTGTAAGCTTGTAATGTAACAAGGTCTACAAGTCCTTTGAAATCTGATTCAGCACCAATTGGTCATTGGATAGCAACTGCATTTCCACCTAAACGGCTTTTAACTGAAGCAACTGAAGCTGCAAAGTCAACACCAGCTTTATCCATTTTGTTTACATAAACAATACGTGGAACTTTGTAGTTTGTTGCTTGTCTTCAAACAGTTTCTGTTTGAGGCTCAACTCCTGATTGAGCATCTAAAACAGCAACAGCACCATCTAATACACGTAATGAACGTTCAACCTCAACTGTGAAGTCAACGTGTCCTGGTGTGTCGATAATGTTAATTCTTTTTCCTTTTCAGAATGCTGTTGTAGCAGCTGAAGTAATTGTGATTCCACGTTCTTGTTCTTGAGCCATTCAGTCCATTTGACTAGCTCCATCGTGTGTTTCACCAATTTTGTGAATTTTACCTGTGTGGAATAAAATTCTTTCTGTAGTAGTAGTTTTCCCTGCATCAATGTGGGCCATAATTCCGATGTTACGGTAATCTTTTAATTGATAATCTCTAGCCATAATAAAACCCTAAATTATCATCTGAAGTGTGCAAATGCACGGTTAGCTTCAGCCATTTTGTGTGTATCTTCACGTTTTTTGATTGCTCCACCTGTTTTGTTTGATGCATCGATGATTTCGTTAGCTAAACGAACATCCATTGTTTTTTCGTTTCTTAAACGAGCATATTGAACTAATCATCTAAGTGATAATGCTTGTTTTCTACGAGGAGAAACTTCTGTAGGAACTTGGTAGTTTGTTCCTCCGATTCTTCTTGTTCTAATTTCAAGTTGTGGAGTAACGTTTTCAATAGCTAAATTGAAAACTTCCATTGGATCTTTTTGTGTTTTTTCTTTAACAATTTCAAATGCTGAATATAAGATATCTTGAGCAATTGATTTTTTTCCGTCAAGCATAATTGTGTTAATTAATTTTGTAACAATTACAGAGTTAAAAACTGGATCTGCTAATACTTCACGGATAGGCGCGCTTTTCTTTCTTGACATATTTGTCCTCCTATTTTGAATATTTGTGTTTTTTGTAAATTAATAATTTAAATTATGCTTTGATTATTTAGCTTTTTTAGCACCGTAAAGACTACGTCCTTGTTGACGTTTAGCAACTCCGGCAGCATCTTGTGTTCCACGAACGATGTGGTATCTAACCCCAGGTAAATCTTTAACACGTCCTCCACGGATTAAAACAACAGAGTGTTCTTGAAGGTTGTGTCCTTCTCCTGGAATATATGCTGTAACTTCCATTCCGTTTGATAACTTAACACGAGCATATTTACGTAAAGCTGAGTTAGGTTTTTTAGGTGTCATTGTTGCAACACGAGTACATACACCACGTTTGAATGGTGATGCCATTTTTTTAGCTTTTTTAATTAATGAGTTGTAACTTAAACTAAGAGCAGGAGCATTTTGCTTTCTTGTCTTAGATGTACGACCATTTGTAACCAATTGATTAATTGTTGGCATTTTAATACATCCTTTCTATAAATAATAATTCTTGTAAAAACAGCTATTGTATTAGATAGCCATATTATTATACAACAACATACCCGTGTGTATCGCATTTTTTTAAATTTTTTTATAGGTATTAAATAGCAAACGAAATGTCACACCCTTGAGTTTTAAATTAAAAATCTACATCTTAGATAAAATTTTAATTGATAAAGGAGTGACTATGGGTGTGTTTAAAATAACAACACATAAAAAAATGAGCTATTACGAAGAAAGAAAGGCTCAAATAATAGCAGGTATTATAAGGTTTTGAAACAAAAGAACAAACAAAGAACTTGCTAGGATGTATCACGTCAGCGTCAGAACAATAATTAGATACAAACAAGAAATAAAACCATTTATAGAAAATGGTACTTTTAACGTTGCTCACAAAGGTAGAAAAAATGAAAATGCACTCAAATATAATGATGAAACTATAAATAAAATTATGTGTGATTATTACGATTTTTCTGAAGAATTTTTTCCTAAAAAAGCAACTATTAACACCGCTCCTTTTTGACTTTATTATTATGAAAAAGTAAAACAAAGTTTTAATATTAGTTATTCACAAGCTTTTAGAAGAGTTAAAAAGCAAGGTTTCATTAACATCCAAATGACAAGAAAAGGTAAAAGAGAATCTAGAAAAATTAGAAGATTGCTTGAACAAGAAATTGGTGAAAAAACTTCACTTTTCACAAGAATTGGTTCTTTAGAAATAGATGAACGTGAGAAGAAAAGAAAAAGCGTTTATCAAGCTAAAAATATACATTTAAAATTTGGTGAAAATGTTGAATTAGATGCTTGTCAAGAAATATTTTTCGGGGATAAAAAAGTTTTCATTTACCACGCAATTGATTCAGCTACAGGTAAATTACTTGAACTT is part of the Mycoplasmopsis gallinacea genome and harbors:
- the rpsL gene encoding 30S ribosomal protein S12, encoding MPTINQLVTNGRTSKTRKQNAPALSLSYNSLIKKAKKMASPFKRGVCTRVATMTPKKPNSALRKYARVKLSNGMEVTAYIPGEGHNLQEHSVVLIRGGRVKDLPGVRYHIVRGTQDAAGVAKRQQGRSLYGAKKAK
- the fusA gene encoding elongation factor G, which codes for MARDYQLKDYRNIGIMAHIDAGKTTTTERILFHTGKIHKIGETHDGASQMDWMAQEQERGITITSAATTAFWKGKRINIIDTPGHVDFTVEVERSLRVLDGAVAVLDAQSGVEPQTETVWRQATNYKVPRIVYVNKMDKAGVDFAASVASVKSRLGGNAVAIQWPIGAESDFKGLVDLVTLQAYTYNGEAQEEEFPTEIPADLKDIVVEKRQELLEAVANFDEELMMRVLEGEEISEEEFKDAIRKATLTSEFFPVVCGTSFKNKGVKKMIDAVVDYLPSPVDVPAIKAHLGDEEVSVEATDEGDFAALAFKVMNDPYVGSLTFFRVYRGVLEKGSYVYNSTKEQKERIGRLLQMHANSRVEIDECRAGDIAAAVGLKYTTTGDTLIAEKTPKIVLEKMVFPEPVISQALEPESKAATEKLSLGLQKLAAEDPTFRTYTDEETGQTIIAGMGELHLDIIVDRLKREFGVQAKVGAPQVSYRETITKTADVEGKYIKQSGGKGQYGHVWIKFEPNPDQGFEFVDKIVGGKIPKEYIKSIQKGLEDKMAAGILAGYPMIDVKATLFDGSYHDVDSSEMAYKIAASKALTKAKDQIGTVLLEPIMDVSVVVPNDHIGDVIGDLSRRRGLVNDQEQRNDGSTNVRAMVPLSEMFGYSTELRSMTSGRGTYQMQFDHYEKCPNSIADPIIKRRNVQDKDED
- the rpsG gene encoding 30S ribosomal protein S7, with translation MSRKKSAPIREVLADPVFNSVIVTKLINTIMLDGKKSIAQDILYSAFEIVKEKTQKDPMEVFNLAIENVTPQLEIRTRRIGGTNYQVPTEVSPRRKQALSLRWLVQYARLRNEKTMDVRLANEIIDASNKTGGAIKKREDTHKMAEANRAFAHFRW